The Arachis ipaensis cultivar K30076 chromosome B10, Araip1.1, whole genome shotgun sequence DNA window taggaggctcACCCTCTTCTTTAGGAGCCTTTTAAGGTCTCCTTCCTTTCTTCTGGTGCTTTTAAATCAGGCTCGACATCATAAAGGATGTCCTCTAGTTTTTCTTTGAGTCCATTGACTATATTCACTTCTTCCACTAGAGAATCAATGATATCAATGCTCATGTATTCCTCTagggtgtctggatgctgcataactTTAACAGCATTCAGCACgaattcatcctcattgactctcagagttacttcccctttttaaaCGTCAATGAGGCTCCATCccgtggctaggaagggtcttcctaaaaTGAGGGATGCACTTTTATGCTCATCAATTTCTAGCACCACAAAATCTGTGGGAAAAGCAAATGAGCCAACCCTGGTAATCATGTCTTCCACCACACCTAGTGGAAACTTGATAGAGCCATCAGCTAACTGAAGGCATATGCGGGTTGGCTTGACTTCTTGAGTCAAACAGAGCTGCTTTATTAATAATGCAGGAATTAGGTTAATGCTTtctccaagatcacatagggcCATCCTTATGCAGGCGTCCCCTAGGgtgcatggtatcatgaagctcccaggatcctgaAGTTTCTCTAGTAAGTTCTTCTGGATTACTACACTGCAATCTTCAGTGAGGACGACTGTTTCtacctctctccaatccttcttgtgACTTAAtatgtctttcatgaacttagcataagaaggtatctgttcaagagcctctgcaaaaggaatcttGATTTCTAGTGTcttgagatagtctacaaagcgggcaaactgtttatcTTTTTCTACTTGACGGAGCTTCTAGGGAAATGGCATCATGGTTTTGTACTCATCAATCTTAGTTGATGTAGGTTGAGTGCCTACAGTACTAGAAATGGGGTTATTGGCTTGCTTAAGAGAggtgttatcagcacttgtatgtGTCTGATCACCCCtacttgggtgttcaacgcccttgcTACCCCCTTCTTGGCATTCAACGTCAAGAGCACTACCCCCtccttggcgtttaacgccaggagtaCTTCCccccttggcgttcaacgccaatggCCTTccttctgggcgttcaatgccctcaGAGGTGTCCTGGGCTGCCGTTTGCTTATCTTCTGTCAACCTTTCCTCCCGTTGTCTTCTACTGTTCTGAAGCTTGGTGTTTAAGgtttttccactccttagttggatagcctgacactcttcttttatctgtttagataattgCTACCTAGTTTGACTCAACTGTGTCTCTATATTCTTGTTGGAAGCCTGAGTTTCTTACAAAGCCTCTTGCAGTTCCAACAACTGTTGTGCAAGAGCCTGTGGCTGCCGAGTCAATGGGCCATTTTGTTTTGGAGGGTTGGATTCTGTAGATACTGCTTTTACCTCTCCTTTTATAGATGTCTCACCAAATGAGTACAGATGTTGGTtggtggcaactgtctcaatgagttcttgagtctcttcaattgtttttctcatgtgtatagaaccaccagcagagtggtctagagacatcctaGCCACGTTTGTgagtccataatagaagatgtttaattgcacccattctaaaaacatttcagtgggacatttttGTAACATCATTCTGTACCTCCCCCAagcatcatgaagagattcattatTCTCTTGTCTGAAGCCTTAGATGTCTAGTCTTAGCTGGGTTAACTTCCTTGGAGGGAAGCATTGATTCAAAAACTTGTCTACTAGTTGCTTTCAAGTTTTCAAACTAGATTTGGGCTGGTTGTCCAACCCCTCTTTGCTTGGCATCTCACAGCAAAGGGGAAGAGTagcaatctgtagacatcctgatgtACTCCTTCAGTGTGTATTGTGTCAGCAATCTATAAGAAATTTGCCAGGaattcagtaggttcttcttgtgaaaGTCcaaaatactggcagttttgctgtacTAGAGTGATTATCTGAGggtttagttcaaaattgtttgctcgaATTGAGGGTATGCTTATACTTCTTCCATAAAAGTCAGGTATGGGTGTTGTATAAGATCTAAAAGTTCTTTTGAActgttcattcccatttgggtcCATGGTGAACTCTTCCTATTCCTGTACACTCAGGCAAAAAAACAAGGGAATAGGAAGGTAGGTCTCTCTATATTAGGGTATAGAGCACTTCCAGTGAGATGTCTTGAGAAGACAAGAAGAATGGAGGTAGGGAGAGAtggaattcgaaaattagaagtaaaaagggaaactagaattaaattttttttgtttttattttatttatttaaataattttgaaaaaaggaaagaaattagAAGCTAAGATAACTAATTaactaagaagatttgaaaattaattgttgtttttcgaaaatagggGAGAGAAAAAGTAATtaggaagtttttgaaaatagaagagaaagagagaagaaaaagaaaatagaaagagaataaggtaaaacaagtaactaacttaataaacaagaattgaaaacaaagtaaaagatttgaatttgaatttgaattttaaaaagaaggtagagatttgaaatttaaaagttttaaaatttaaaagtagaTAAGATAGGAAGGACTCAAAGCAAGAAGATGTgataaagaattgaaaaagatttgcaaagataagatttgagatttgatttttgaaaaagatttgattttgaaatttgaaatttgaattttaaattttgaaattttgaagaaatttttttttaaatttgagattaaagtaagataagataggatttttgaaatttaaagaaagataaaagataagataaagatttgaaattcaaaatttaaactttactgACAAGAatacatcaaacttaaaatttttaaatcaagataagaaaaaatagttaagattttcgaaaaattaaagaaagataaaagaaatttttttttattttcaaattttaaggaaaaagaaaaacaactaagagacacaaaacttaaaattttaagatccaTGGacaccatttttcaaaaatttgaaagaaaaacaccaaaagacaccaaaatttagaatttttgaaatcaaacaagaaaaattaccaAGAACAATTCTGTTCCggaggttacctgaaactggaggtcgatctcggacgagatcttctggaATGGTCAAGGCTGCTGTGTCTGATTTGTTGGAGCAGGGGGTGCTgatgatccttggtcaccggagggtggtagtacctgtaagagactccgatgcttaagttagcaagggctttaggcaggttttttgtagagtTGGAgagtgagttatacctgggtgttccagtgtatttatagtaaagCTTGATGACCTTCCTTTGAGATAAtttggttatcttatcttatcttttgtggaaGAGATCCTTATCTTTTTGGTCAGCCGCCTTCTAGTGGGCAGTGATCCTTCGttctgggccttcttgggcctctgttGCGATCTTTCgaactctttgtgaagaggttggtaatgggccaaccttccaagaggtcggtcCTGTTGTCTTCGGCCAACTCGGACCTTGTAGCTCGGACTGGTGTATGAACAAATTCGAATACTAAGATGAACACTCAAgaacaatttcgaaaatttaaagaaaagatgAACAcaaaaagggacaccaaacttaaaaactgacacaagactcaaacaaagaaaaagattaataaagaaacgaaaaggtttttgaaaaatttttgaaaaagaaaacaaaatacacAAACAAAAGAGTAACTAAAccttaaaaagtacctaatctaagcaacatgatagtccggtagtttgtcaatctcagaacaatccccagcaacggcgccaaaaacttggtgcgtgaaATTGAACtctgcacaactgaaccggcaagtgcaccgggtcatccaagtaatacctcaggtgggtgagggttgaatcccacggagattgtcggattgagcaaacaatggctatcttgtaaatcttagtcaggaaattagaaAAGATTGTTGTTTGTTAAGGAGCATAAACGAAAAGTAAATAACGAAATACCATATTAGTGTAAAAGCAATGATAGATattcagttaaggctttggagatgcgtattccttctggattaacttttcttactgtctacttcaacaacgaatgattcattcaatggtagccgtaattgactaactcatgtagcatcctcatcaagttagtctcttctaaactatagcagtccaccatatccgagcaacccatgtagcatcctcatcagaTTAACTCATGGCTTCACGCTATAGCTGAAGGTAaagacctaagcaatccactcccttTGTGATCCTAcccaaaacgccacagacaaggtcggatctttcgcatcagagaatgctgcttcttatatgtcacatatccaaagttgtcCAGGCATGCTCTTGGAATCTACAGTGCATTCTCTAGCTGTGGTTCAATGTTATCCGAGTCAAgactcacacggaacccatgtagaacaaggatgattgtcacgggtcattctcaattcatgagatgaagaacaaaaatgtACAAGAGAATGGAACCAAAAgtgtattgaaatagaacagtaatattattaattcatgagaatcggcagagctcctaaccctaacttaggaggtttagttgctcatgctttTATAGAAAGTAAAACGTGTAAAGAAAAAAGTGAggcagaagatcctaaacatgggtgttCTTCTCCTATAAATAATAacctaataactaagaagtacagAAATATGATAGAATAGACTAGAGGTGTGAACATCCatccttgggcccactttggttgagtacttgggctgagcttggcatcCAACTCTGAGGAATGGGTGTTGAATTCCCATTAGGGGGTGATGGGAACTGCCTTGTGTcttggtgggcgttgaacgccaggaatagggtggttcttgggcgttcaacgctggcttgtctctttggggtgttgaacgccagccagggggtAGCtctttggcgttcaacgcccaatatgggcatgctccttcgaagaaaagtataaaccattatatattgttagaaatctctggaagttagctttccaacgtcgTTGAGAACGTGTAAtgtggacctctgtagctccagaaatgcttgtTTGAGTGCACAGAGGTTAGATCCTAacagcatctgctatgctttccttacctctgaattagactttgccaaagctcctcaattccaggcagaaattacctaaaattatcataaaacacaacaactcaaagtagaatccaaaaatgtgaatttttcactaaaacctatgaaaatataataaaacttaaacaaaatataactaaaacaatataaaaatgatgccaaaaaacgtataaaatatccgtttatcaattaacttttaaatttatttttatagtgAAGGTTCGTGTTACACACGAGAAATGGTCATGATTTCCTGGTTTAAAACTATGATTGTATTTTGATTAGAATGGATACTAACATCATGAGGGATGCTTCATCTATCATTGATGAATCATATGATTTTATTAACTCTCTTGCTTATGTTCACCCTCTTCATCATTTTAGAGAAAATATTTCTTGGTTACATTATCTTTAGTTAATTTGATAAGAAAATATATTAGGTGAATGGCAAGTGTACTTTGTAAGTTTATATTCCCGTAAAACTTGGAATTTAAACACTTGATATACTAATACACTCCGATGACTTTGCTGGTAGTGTTCCTTCTTTGAGAAGTGGAAATTCATCTTCTTAAAAAATCAGATGTCATTGTGTTAAGCTCTTGAACTCTAAAATCTTGTGTGTCTGGTATGCTTTGATTTTATAGTCAAATTATGCAATGGTTTATGATGTCTTAGGGTAGATTTTAAATTTGATGTCCTTAGCTTTGTATTCAGAGAGATATATGTCCTGTGATGTAAATACTTCCATATtcaattgtaatttacttttgttttttttattttatcaggACCTTCAATTATAATTTTGACTATTAAAGTATGGGTTTATCTANNNNNNNNNNNNNNNNNNNNNNNNNNNNNNNNNNNNNNNNNNNNNNNNNNNNNNNNNNNNNNNNNNNNNNNNNNNNNNNNNNNNNNNNNNNNNNNNNNNNNNNNNNNNNNNNNNNNNNNNNNNNNNNNNNNNNNNNNNNNNNNNNNNNNNNNNNNNNNNNNNNNNNNNNNNNNNNNNNNNNNNNNNNNNNNNNNNNNNNNNNNNNNNNNNNNNNNNNNNNNNNNNNNNNNNNNNNNNNNNNNNNNNNNNNNNNNNNNNNNNNNNNNNNNNNNNNNNNNNNNNNNNNNNNNNNNNNNNNNNNNNNNNNNNNNNNNNNAGATACCTgagaggtgtcagtgtatttatagtggtgaaccaataaccaccgttgaagtagtgccacttttttagggtgttaaccgtccctttatctcagggaggttaagatatggctcttggaagtggttagagagattctaggggcagttactcattcaaacgaatgtttatctgccagctaactctCGTCCCCGACTTCTTTAGGGTAAGTCGTGGTAAGAACCGACTTTGCAGGAGGAAGGTCGATGCTAGGTGAGGCTCAACCCTTCGGATTGGGCCTTTTATTTGTACCTGGGTCTTATCGTTGGgacagggtatgaacaataatatttttattataaaaattattaaaatttatttatcttgtgtcctaagaatacatgttaagattacaaattgaaaaaaaaaaattattgaaaataaaaaaattttaaattttcaatacatttgttttatatttattaaatgaaaaaattaaaacCTTCCACTAACGTAAACTTATTATTATATGTCctaagggttttttttttttgaaacaaaggaagctcaacacattaaagtggagcaaataaaagaaagaagaagacacATAACCAGCTACCAACAAATAAACCAACCCCTACTATCCCCAATACTCTCATCCTCCCCCAGGATCACCACCACTCCATTCCGTGTAGCTCATCAACGTCCTTGTGTGTATGACCTCCAGGCTTGCTCTTGCATTCTTGAAGATTCGTGCATTCCGTTCCAACCAGATGttccaaatcactgcaaagaacACTGACATCCACATCTTCTTCCCCTGTTGTCTATTATGCATTCCATGCCAACTCTCAAACATTTCTTTAACATTCCATGTCCTAAGGGTATATGTTATATTTAAACCCTTAAACTATTAAATTATTCTTTCATGTTTATGGTTGGAAGGGATCTGTTGGGAAAGAACAACAATGTGATTTTGGTTATTGGAGATGGAGCAATGAGTGTAGGGCAAGCTTGAGGCCATGAACAACGCAGGGATCTCGTTATGTTATTGCTTATTAATTCATTCATCTTGACTCAAGTTATGCATAATTTCTTataattgaacaaaaaaaatatcTGTTGTGTGTGCTAACTTTTCGGTGTACCTCCTTATTATTTATAGCGTTAAATAAATGAAAATCATCAATTAAACAAATGCTCAAAATTATAGTCAAGAATATAATGATCAAGATATATCTAGTCAAGATATATTTCAATAATCCAGAATATAATGATCTTATTTTCGTTGTTCAAAATATTAGAATTGGCTATATCAATTTATAACTGTTTTTACTAAAGCTCAcctagaagagaaaaaaaattcgtatacaataaccaaaataaataaataaagttcaCCTCTACAACCTAGCTCAGCTTGGACAATGGAAGAGAAGCAAGaggcagagtcaaacaaaaactTTATCTTTAGTTTCTGGCCGGTTCAATAGTTCACCATCGGTTTTTTTATCAACGATCTTAGGAGACTAACCGGATCATGATTGCTACTAGTTCATGGTTAGAATCGGTCGGATCGGCTGGTCCAATTCGATTTTTCAGAACTATAGTTATATCAATATATCCCTAATTGTTAAAATCGAAAAATCGAGCTAGTGATCAAATCGATCAGGCTACTAGTTTACTAATTTATTAGTTTAATTGGTGGATCACTAGTTAAACTGTTTAAATTATAATCAATAAATAtacatttttaaaatataatttaatttatatatgctatctatttaaaaaaaaaagacaaatgtAATGAAGAACCAGTTGCTAGTTGCCACTATACATGTAAGAAGACGCAAGTTCAAACCTAAATATGAGTTTTTTTTGTTAATTGTTGATTTGCTGTTCTGATTGGTTCGCACCAGTTCTATCTAGTTTTAATCGATTTTCTTTTTCAAACGGTCAGAATACTAAACCAGTCCGATTTAGAACTTAATTCACCAGTTTTTTCAATCAAACTGACAAATCcaatttgattttaataattatggttatatttctgtttttatattttattcttattctTGATATCTTATCTTATTCTCATTAAATTACTAGTAAAATGATTAGTTAATAATTATACCTTaagcattctttcttcttttactctacTTATCTGAATGTTATTTacataaaataatatcttttgaaTCATATTTCTCCAAAAAAAGAGTGTAATTTTTGTTACGGATTTTGATatggttatttttttaaatattatataaatatatatacactaaagatttaaaattttttaaagtgaGAAGTTAAAAACTTAATTACCCTTAAATTAAGATAATAGAATTCACACGAGTAACACCTAATCAAATTTACAAATTCAACACGAATTAGTGATTAATTATCTATTGTCattttacaaattttttttttcataatttttttccgTATATTAGTACTAGGACAACTATTTGTCGAGGTTTCGTTCCTTCATCATAATACCTTTTGTGGACATTTTATTCCTTAAATTGGATAGTAATTTTCAAAAGTAATttattaaaagtagtttttaaaaaataacattttaaatattataatggAATGAAGATAAATGGATTAACTTGCTCCATATTAAAGACAAACATAAACAAGTGTATGCAAACCAAATCCGTAACATACTCGAGCAATTCGACTTTGAAGAGAGTACAGTTCTTAGAAAAtccataaactattatatataggAGGGCTCCATATAAgatttttattgtatatatattaagCAACTAAAAACGCAGGCTCTTTACACAAATGCGTGTTTCAACATAGCCCGCTTTTCGCATAAGGGAGTGATTTGAACTTCCCTCTAACAATTCTATGTAATAATGGGGTGAAGATCTTTCATAATGCCTGATATAGTTAAGCACATTATATTAGTCTTTCAAAGATATATGAAACATTGTACCAAGCCACGTAACAATTTGTTACGAAAGAATTGTTGCTGATCGCCTCTAATCCTGCAAACCACGATACAATTGCTATTATTATTCAACTCAAATCTATTTCTTTCGAACTATCGAACTGATTGGTAAGTCATCCATTAGTGTTATTATGTGACTTGGATGTATAATAAAAGAAGACTAAAAAATTGATAATTCATAAAATATGAACTGGGAAAGTGAACATACGTGTTGAGAATGAGACTATCATAAGCCTCCTGAATGGTAATCCCTTCTTTCCGCCGCCAGTAGGACAAATCCTATTTGCTTTGATGTGTGGACATCTTCAAACTACCTAGCTTGTCCTGCAACAATGGATTTGTAAATAGAGCTGAgatccgatccgcactaaaatAATTGGATCGGATCGGCTCAAATATTcgcagtttttaagtttggatcCGATATTGAATATCGGATATAtccacaaaatataaaaatatttttaaaagcttgtttttattaaaaagtatcaataaaatttattttttctattcttttaaatatgtttactcttaaaataatattaaacatacttttcttaaataataaattaaaataatacaacatatatgataatgattagttgaaataaaatataaaaagaataattacttatttatttctttatttttgcagaTACAGGAATATGCGGATCGGATATGTGGATACCTACACAAAATCCGCAATCTGATCATAttaatgtgcggatcggatccgatccgataaCCTTGTGGATAGGATctatatccgcaattttcggatcggattcgaATAAACACCGGATATATGCGGATtggatccgatccatgaacacccaTATTTGTAAAAGTCATATAAAGCAAATGCATAATCTAAGTCTAATATATAATGGTTTTTAAATACACTTAACATTAAATTATCAAGTGAGTGATTACAAGAAATCAATAGATGGAGTGCACTTCTTCAGTGATTCGGCAAAGAAGATTTAGTCTAATTATTACAAGTTGagataaaagtaaaataattttgGATTTAACCGTGCCAATTCCACATTTAAATATCAAGAAATTTGATTCCATACAGTGTATTGGGAGATCTATATTTGCTATATGAACATCAAACTTCCAATCTCAATGAATGCATCTGATAATATAGAGAATCGTCAAAACGTAGGCGATCGTATACTATAAGCTTCATGTAAATAGCTTCTGAAGGCTATAGGCAGATACGAAACCCATTTCTTCTATGCTTTTGACCTAGAGATGCACAAGTTTACAGTGAGGTTTCCTTTTGCAGACATTAATATTTTGATGAACGAGGAAAATTATTTACTAGAAAACATTTATATTCACTTTCAAAGCCGATAAAGAACATGTATCTATGTTTGTCATGTTTGCGATTATGGATTATTGAGATGATCAACATCTCAATACTTTTCATGTATGAAGAGATAACACCCAAAAATGAAAAAGGTACAGTACCAGGAAAATTAAGGTAAATTTCATGAGGAATATCCTTGAAAATATCACCAGGAACATCCTTGAATTGAACTCGTAGCTCTGTTTTTCTAGAATTTAAGGCCTTCCCTGCTTTTAGTATGAAAGGAACACCTGATgccgaaaaaaaaaaatcatgaaatgCATGACAagataattatgtttattttccCTAGGGAAGAAAATGCTAAAGATTTTATCATACCTTCCCATCTTTCGTTGTGTATGCGCAGAATAACAGCTGCAAACGTTGGAGTGTTCGAATCATCAGGTACGGTTGGGTCATCTCTATAGCCTTAATATTGTCCAAGAACAATCTCATCGTCGCTAATAGGTACTACTAATTCAAGAACCTGCATTTTTTGTGACCAATAGAAAACACTTTAGACTTCGATTGGATACTATGGAATATCTCAAAATCTAGATAAATATTGAAGTGCAACTATGAAAATATCTCATTGATTCAATTAAAATTTGCAAGTATGAAAACCCGATTTAAAAGGAGAACAAGGATTTTCTGCTGATATTGATGGCCTCATATCAGAAAAGTCGAATGAAATAGCAGCATAACATGATAATTTCTACATAAATTGAAGGGAAAATGCACAAACCTTCACTCTCTCATCCCGAATGTGCTCGAATTGAGAGAAACAGGCTTTTCCATAGCAACCAAGCGGAGAACCTAAGTGGTAGAAAAGTGATGAGAAAATTCAACATATTCGATATCTTATGAGCTATGATTTAACAAAAGCATCCACTTGACAAGACAAAATAATTATAACAATGTCAAAGTGTATTATTCCATATCATTATGAAAATGAAGAGCTCGCCTGAAGCATATGGTTTTGAATAATGCTTAGGATAATTTATTAAACTATTCTTCCACCTTAGTCCATGACAATAATAAAAAGTCTCACGGCCCACAAACTCAGCCCAATAGAATACATAAATTTAgttacaattttagtctttataatcttatcttatctttatgttacattcttatcttatctttacttttatcttcatatttatatatatatatatttacctTCATAATTCAATCCTAGACATGCACAAGTTGTTTACAGTGAGGTTTCGTTTTGCAGACATCCATATTTTGATGAATGAGAAAAAGTATTTACTAGAAAACATTTATATTCACTTTCAAAGCCGATAAAGAACATGTATCTATGTTTGTCATGTTTGCGATTATGGATTATTGAGATGATCAACATCTCAATACTTTTCATGTATGAAGAGATAACACCCAAAAATGAAAAAGGTACAGTACCAGGAAAATTAAGGTAAATTTCATGAGGAATATCCTTGAAAATATCACCAGGAACATCCTTGAATTGAACTCGTAGCTCTGTTTTTCTAGAATTTAAGGCCTTCCCTGCTTTTAGTATGAAAGGAACACCTGATgccgaaaaaaaaaaatcatgaaatgCATGACAagataattatgtttattttccCTA harbors:
- the LOC107620413 gene encoding uncharacterized protein LOC107620413; the protein is MKDILSHKKDWREVETVVLTEDCSVVIQKNLLEKLQDPGSFMIPCTLGDACIRMALCDLGESINLIPALLIKQLCLTQEVKPTRICLQLADGSIKFPLGVVEDMITRHPDTLEEYMSIDIIDSLVEEVNIVNGLKEKLEDILYDVEPDLKAPEERKETLKGS